In Notamacropus eugenii isolate mMacEug1 chromosome 1, mMacEug1.pri_v2, whole genome shotgun sequence, one genomic interval encodes:
- the BFAR gene encoding bifunctional apoptosis regulator isoform X1, with translation MEDVQLIEPNMSIEEEPISGVSRQISVSEFSCHCCYDILVNPTTLNCGHSFCRHCLALWWVSSKKTECPECREKWEGFPKVNILLRDAIEKLFPDAIKLRLEDIEQNADIVHSLTAFHKYGNDQISVAPNTGRANPQRGGGFFSGVLTALTGVAVVLLVYHWSSRESEHDLLVHKSVAKWTAEEVIFWLEQLGPWASLYRERFLSERVNGRLLLTLTDEDFSKAPYNIENSSHRKAIIMELERVKTLGVKPPQNLWEYKAVNPGKSLFLLYALKSSPRLSMLYLYLFDYAETFLPFIHTICPIQEKEDIITKFLDFKEPTWKQWREFLVKYSFLPYQLIAEFAWDWLDVHYWTSRFLIVNAMLLSVLELFSFWRIWSRNELKTVPHIMWSHFWKVSTQGLFVAIFWPIIPQFICNCLFYWALYFNPIINIDLVVKEVRRLETQVL, from the exons ATGGAAGACGTACAGCTAATTGAACCCAACATGAGCATTGAAGAAGAACCCATCTCTGGTGTTAGTCGTCAGATTTCCGTTAGTGAATTTTCTTGCCACTGCTGTTATGACATCCTGGTGAATCCCACCACCTTGAACTGCGGGCACAGTTTCTGTCGACACTGCCTGGCTCTATGGTGGGTGTCCTCAAAGAAAACAGAATGTCCGGAGTGCCGAGAGAAATGGGAAGGTTTTCCTAAAGTAAATATTCTGCTCAG AGATGCTATTGAAAAGTTATTTCCTGATGCCATCAAACTGAGATTAGAAGACATTGAGCAGAACGCTGACATAGTCCATAGTCTTACTGCCTTTCATAAATATGGGAATGATCAGATTTCTGTAGCTCCAAATACAGGGCGAGCAAATCCTCAAAGAGGAGGGGGATTTTTTTCTGGAGTATTAACAGCTTTAACTGGTGTTGCa GTAGTTCTGCTTGTATATCACTGGAGCAGTCGAGAATCAGAGCATGACCTGCTCGTTCACAAATCTGTTGCAAAATGGACGGCTGAAGAAGTCATCTTTTGGCTAGAGCAGCTGGGCCCTTGGGCCTCTCTGTATAGAGAAAGATTTTTATCTGAAAGAGTTAATGGCAG ATTGCTTTTAACATTGACAGATGAAGACTTTTCAAAGGCTCCATATAACATAGAGAATAGTAGCCACAGAAAAGCCATCATAATGGAACTGGAGCGTGTCAAAACTTTAGGAGTAAAACCCCCACAGAATCTTTGGGAATACAAG GCCGTCAACCCAGGCAAGTCATTATTCCTGTTGTATGCCCTGAAGAGCTCCCCAAGACTCAGTATGTTGTATCTGTACTTGTTTGATTATGCAGAAACCTTCTTACCTTTCATCCATACGATATGCCCCATACAGGAGAAAGAGGATATCATCACAAAGTttctt GACTTTAAAGAGCCCACTTGGAAGCAGTGGAGAGAATTCCTTGttaaatattctttccttccaTATCAACTGATTGCTGAATTTGCCTGGGATTGGCTGGATGTGCACTACTGGACATCACGGTTTCTTATTGTTAATGCCATGTTGCTGTCTGTTCTggagttattttccttttggaGGATTTGGTCAAGGAATGAACTGAA aACTGTTCCTCACATAATGTGGAGCCATTTTTGGAAAGTATCAACACAGGGACTTTTTGTGGCCATTTTTTGGCCTATTATTCCTCAGTTTATTTGCAACTGTTTATTTTACTGGGCCCTGTACTTTAACCCAATTATCAACATTGATCTTGTGGTCAAAGAAGTTCGCAGACTAGAAACTCAAGTGTTGTGA
- the BFAR gene encoding bifunctional apoptosis regulator isoform X2: MEDVQLIEPNMSIEEEPISGVSRQISVSEFSCHCCYDILVNPTTLNCGHSFCRHCLALWWVSSKKTECPECREKWEGFPKVNILLRDAIEKLFPDAIKLRLEDIEQNADIVHSLTAFHKYGNDQISVAPNTGRANPQRGGGFFSGVLTALTGVAVVLLVYHWSSRESEHDLLVHKSVAKWTAEEVIFWLEQLGPWASLYRERFLSERVNGRLLLTLTDEDFSKAPYNIENSSHRKAIIMELERVKTLGVKPPQNLWEYKAVNPGKSLFLLYALKSSPRLSMLYLYLFDYAETFLPFIHTICPIQEKEDIITKFLDFKEPTWKQWREFLVKYSFLPYQLIAEFAWDWLDVHYWTSRFLIVNAMLLSVLELFSFWRIWSRNELKNHPALLPSTSSG; encoded by the exons ATGGAAGACGTACAGCTAATTGAACCCAACATGAGCATTGAAGAAGAACCCATCTCTGGTGTTAGTCGTCAGATTTCCGTTAGTGAATTTTCTTGCCACTGCTGTTATGACATCCTGGTGAATCCCACCACCTTGAACTGCGGGCACAGTTTCTGTCGACACTGCCTGGCTCTATGGTGGGTGTCCTCAAAGAAAACAGAATGTCCGGAGTGCCGAGAGAAATGGGAAGGTTTTCCTAAAGTAAATATTCTGCTCAG AGATGCTATTGAAAAGTTATTTCCTGATGCCATCAAACTGAGATTAGAAGACATTGAGCAGAACGCTGACATAGTCCATAGTCTTACTGCCTTTCATAAATATGGGAATGATCAGATTTCTGTAGCTCCAAATACAGGGCGAGCAAATCCTCAAAGAGGAGGGGGATTTTTTTCTGGAGTATTAACAGCTTTAACTGGTGTTGCa GTAGTTCTGCTTGTATATCACTGGAGCAGTCGAGAATCAGAGCATGACCTGCTCGTTCACAAATCTGTTGCAAAATGGACGGCTGAAGAAGTCATCTTTTGGCTAGAGCAGCTGGGCCCTTGGGCCTCTCTGTATAGAGAAAGATTTTTATCTGAAAGAGTTAATGGCAG ATTGCTTTTAACATTGACAGATGAAGACTTTTCAAAGGCTCCATATAACATAGAGAATAGTAGCCACAGAAAAGCCATCATAATGGAACTGGAGCGTGTCAAAACTTTAGGAGTAAAACCCCCACAGAATCTTTGGGAATACAAG GCCGTCAACCCAGGCAAGTCATTATTCCTGTTGTATGCCCTGAAGAGCTCCCCAAGACTCAGTATGTTGTATCTGTACTTGTTTGATTATGCAGAAACCTTCTTACCTTTCATCCATACGATATGCCCCATACAGGAGAAAGAGGATATCATCACAAAGTttctt GACTTTAAAGAGCCCACTTGGAAGCAGTGGAGAGAATTCCTTGttaaatattctttccttccaTATCAACTGATTGCTGAATTTGCCTGGGATTGGCTGGATGTGCACTACTGGACATCACGGTTTCTTATTGTTAATGCCATGTTGCTGTCTGTTCTggagttattttccttttggaGGATTTGGTCAAGGAATGAACTGAA
- the PLA2G10 gene encoding group 10 secretory phospholipase A2, with the protein MELLPLLLLWLFSTVSGKSHVHRRGLLELAGALSCSTSRSALAYMSYGCYCGIGGTGWPRDKSDWCCQKHDCCYEKVEEAGCSPKMERYDWECREQKVECGANLNKCQEMMCKCDQELAHCLATVAYNARFFFFLHALCGNKQPKCD; encoded by the exons tTTCAGGGAAATCTCATGTGCATCGGAGGGGACTCTTAGAGCTGGCAGGAGCTCTCAGCTGTTCCACAAGCCGCTCAGCACTGGCTTATATGAGCTATGGCTGCTACTGTGGTATTGGAGGAACTGGTTGGCCCCGGGACAAAAGTGATTG GTGCTGCCAAAAACATGACTGCTGTTATGAAAAGGTGGAGGAGGCTGGTTGTTCCCCCAAGATGGAACGCTATGATTGGGAATGCAGAGAACAGAAGGTGGAATGTG GTGCCAACCTGAACAAGTGTCAAGAAATGATGTGCAAATGTGACCAGGAACTTGCCCACTGCTTGGCCACAGTAGCATATAATGCAaggttctttttcttcctccatgcCCTTTGTGGAAATAAGCAGCCGAAGTGTGACTGA